CATGCATGGCGGAAGCGTCCTGTAGCGCATCATAATTTTTCATTGGGTATGTACCCGTACTTAGAATGAGATAGAAGGACTGTCCGATTCGAAGATCTGAATGATCTTTAAACGGGCAGTCCTTTGTTGTTTGGAATTTGCTTTTCAACCTTGATTTCAGTAAGGTGGACAAAGAGAATGGACAGCATCAAGAAATGGACAGGAGGGACGACGATGAACGGTGGGCAGCGTTCCAATATCAAACCGGGACTTGAGGTTGATATCGTATTGAAGCAGGATCAGCGAACGGGCAAATTAACCCGCGGCGTGGTCAAGGATATTCTGACCAATTCCCCGAACCATCCGCATGGCATAAAAGTACGCCTTCAAGATGGCCAGGTGGGACGGGTAAAGAACATTTACGAGTCTTGAAATTCGAAGCAGTCCTGTGGCCGTCAAAAAACTCAGGCTGCCATGAATGGAACAGTTTGACTATAAGTCGATCCAAAACTTCGCAATTCTGAGGAGTTTTGGATGCGGCTTTTTTGCAGTTCTATGCAACATTGCCCTCTGACCATCCGTCTGGAAGTTGAGGTGAAAATGAAGATGAAAAGATACCTTT
Above is a window of Paenibacillus sp. FSL K6-1330 DNA encoding:
- a CDS encoding YwbE family protein; translation: MNGGQRSNIKPGLEVDIVLKQDQRTGKLTRGVVKDILTNSPNHPHGIKVRLQDGQVGRVKNIYES